TAGCTTTTGTGATCTCCTCAAATATCAAAAGAATCCTAATCAACAGTACTAAGTTATGTTTATGGTAACACTGACACAATTTGATGAGGTGTTGAACAGAAGGTAGATTTTTTTAACATCAAGTTGTAAGGTTATTCACAACTGTACTGAATTCAATTAAATCCACTTAAAAGTAATCTGAATTCAATCCATTGCATGTAGTTCTATGATTATTATGGTAGCGTGGTCAGCACACTGTAACCAGATTTAAATTTTCATGACCTGTGCTCAAGCTTTAGCCATACAATACATTGTTGCGTTGACAAACTGTTTTAAAGACAGACTCATAATTAAATCACTTTTTGGAACTGCATTGCATGTAACACTGTACAATTGTTTGGTATACATTCATTATTATTGAAAACATACCACTATAGCCAAGAGTAGAGACAAAGATATGAAAGGCAGAATACCTTATAATGACATTGTAGATTTTTGACTTAGTGAACACATCTCACAAGTATTTAAAGCAGATTAGCTTATTATGGCTTCAAATGGCACATTTAtttcattaaattgaagactgtGGTTTTCAGATTCATCCAGCTTCTATATGAAAGATGACTCAAACAGTCAAGGGAGCTGTCTACACAGAGTCAGGTCAGATTTTATTTCCTGTTAGTTAtttctgtataaaataaataaacaaactcagacaggtataaaaaaaaatacaatggcAACAGTTCCTCTGTCGCTTTATGGATCCTACATGTCTTAAGTAAATAAAAATTAAAGTTAGACCCTTATGTAAATAAAATGGAACTCTTCACACAACACTGTATATTTGTACATAATGCCTGGACAAAGCCAATGCCTGTTCTGGCTTCTCAAAGCCTAAATGATTTATCTTCTTTATGGAACACATATTGACATCTTGATAACATATTAAAACATACTTCTAATCAAAAACTTAATTAGCCCATTATCCCATGAATGAATATATCATTGGTTCAGAACCTGAATTCACAGTACAAAAATATGCTAAGCCTTCTACAGTTTGATCATCATAAAGTCTATGGCCAACAGTCCCCATCCACTGTCTTCATCACCTTTAAAAATCTATTTGGCACTTAGGCACTGGAACACTATACTGGCACACCTCATGAACATAAAACAATTAAGTAATGAACCGCTGAAGCATTTAGCTATGTGTGTAATTCATTACATCCTGTGGAAGGTCCATCCCCATCTCGTGACGCAATATCGCTGTGACATGATGATGACCAGCTAGACAGCTTCTGCAGATGTCTCAGTGGAGACAGACATGGTCACTTTGGCTATTTTCACAGTGGTCTTCACACAGCTCTCTGCAGCCCTGTTGGCAGCAATGTGCCTGTTCTGGCAGTCAGACTCCAGGCTATTGTCCAGCTGCTGGGCACTGCCCCGGCACGCCTGGCATGAGTTTAGGAAGGCGTGTCGCATGTCCTTGCTCCTCAGGGCGTAAATTATTGGATTGACGGTTGAGTTGAGCAGACAGAGCATGCTGGCGAAAGCAAACACTGTCTTAATATCGTCATCCATCTTCCAAAACAGGTCGTAGACCATGATGGCCAGCACAGGGCCCCAGCAGATGACCAGCACCACCAGGATGAGGACCAATGTCTTGGCCAGGCGGATGTCCATGCGTGTCTGCTCAGGGCGCATGGTCTGCGACTTAGTCCCATCCGCCGAGTACACCACCAGGCTCTTCTGGGAGGTGCGGCTCAGCATGCGCACGGCGTGGTGATGGGCCTTCCACAGGATGTACATGTAGGCGTAGATGATGAAGAAGACGAGCACACTAGTCACCCCGATCCAGAACATCAGGTACTTCTCGTCGATAAGCGGAAAGATGTCTGAGCAGACCGAGTTGAGCTGCTTGCAGTTCCAgcccagcagagggagcactgCGAAGACAATGGAGATAGTCCACATCACGCAGAAGGCGATGACAGCTTTGGTCCGCGTGACGATGCGCCTGTAGGCCAGGGGCCTGTGGATGGAGATGTAGCGATCTATAGCAGTGAGAAACAAGCTTCCCACAGAGGCTGTGAATGAGGCAGTGACTCCACCCAGCTTGAAGAGGAACACATTGGGGCTGTCCTTTCTGTGGAACACATGGAAGTCCAGAAAGCTGTAGACGAAGATGACGCTGCCCAGCAGGTCGGCTACAGCCAGGCTGCCTATGAAGTGGTAGGAGGGGCGGCAGCGCAAGGTGCGGGATTGGAGTATCACACACAGCACGATAAGGTTCTCCAACACCGTGAAGGTGCCCAGGGTGAGTGACATCACCGCCACAGCCAGCTGCTGGCTAGGGGTAAGGATCATGAAGCATTCCATGTCCATGAAGTTCTCCCCACACTGGATTCCGGTTCCCTCCTCTCCAAAACCACTCCGGTTGCCAAACAGGTCTGTGGCATTGGTAGAGAAGAATGGAATACCTTTGAGGATGAGTTCCTCATCTCCAGGCACTTTGTCTGGGAAAGAGTTACTGAGGAAAGCAGAGAGAGGCTTCTGGACGGACAATCCACCCTTAGTGAAGTCAGCGTTGATGGTGGTGTCATCATAGCTGGCATCGTTGGAGCCCAGGTACTGCAGTCCAGATGTTATAGTCCGGAAGGTGGTGTCAGCCACACCATCTAGCACAGACTTCATGACTGGGCCTGAGGGGTGAACACTGCGGTTTAAGATGATTCCTGGTTAACCTATGAAATGATGAGATAAAAATGTGTGGACAGACATAATTATGCTTTTCTTTTTGTtctttggatccccattagcttttgcagaggcagcagctattcttgctggggtccacaaaaaacacaaaacatgacaagtaacaaaacactggtGCACTAATAGACAAGGAGAGTCACACAAATAAAAAATACCACGATATACaaacaataaataaaacaataacaaataaaataataatacaaacaatacaaccTCAAaaaatggtgtgtgtctgtgtgtgtctgtgtgtgtctgtgtgtgtctgtgtgtgtcccctGACAGTCCCGCCGTTCCATGAGATGTTGTTTAATCTTCTTGAAAAGGTAGTTTTGCTTATTGCTTGAGTAattggagatggaagggagttccatgcgatCAAGGCTCTGAATAATACTGTGCGCTGCCGTGAATTCattttggacttggggactgtgaagagacccctggtggcatgtcttgtggtgtATGTATGGGTTtctgagctgaatgttatttgatGCTCTTTTGTGACAGTTTAACTGGCATTGAATGGCACTGAATCACATATTCCGTGGCCAAAATTAAACCATGTCTTAGATTGGGTTTTTCTCACAGTGCTTGAATGAGCAAAATCATCAGGGTGTTTTAACTACAACCTGCTATATCTCATTCTATAAATGATATTACATTATAATTATCTAAGGATAATCATTAGCCTGAGGGGCAGCCTTCTTTAAAATAAATGTTGATAGAGTATGCTAACCATTAGGGATGGGCAAAGGATGGGCAAAGGATAAGCTATTGCCCTGCATGTCACACAGAGAGGAAATTCCACTCCTGTCAGATAACTCATGTGCAACAGGAGACGGTCGATTTTGTTCATGTTTGAATACATGAGATCACTGAAACACGGCTCCTGTTATACGTTCCCTTTACTGTTATTTTGTGCCATCGTTCTCATGCTTAGTAGTCGTCGTAGGACGGTTCACACAGATGCAGTCATACCGAAGCTGATGGGGTATACTGTTATCTAAAAGTGAATAAAATAACATTGATTTAAATTTTACTAAATGTATTTCAAGAGTCCTAAATTCATGATCTTAACTTTTAACTGCATTTACAATTTCACAATATTAGACTAATAGGCTAAATGCCCTACTTTGTAAACGTTAGTTTCACTTTCACCACACTATATATAGGCTTCCCTTAAATTGGTTATTATTCTTTCAATGTGTTTCACCTTTTATTTTTCAAATTAATTATAGATCCACTATTCAATGCCATTGTATAGGCTTCGTTAACGTTTAGGTTAATGTGTTGATGTCAATACAA
This portion of the Salvelinus fontinalis isolate EN_2023a chromosome 27, ASM2944872v1, whole genome shotgun sequence genome encodes:
- the cnr1 gene encoding cannabinoid receptor 1 → MKSVLDGVADTTFRTITSGLQYLGSNDASYDDTTINADFTKGGLSVQKPLSAFLSNSFPDKVPGDEELILKGIPFFSTNATDLFGNRSGFGEEGTGIQCGENFMDMECFMILTPSQQLAVAVMSLTLGTFTVLENLIVLCVILQSRTLRCRPSYHFIGSLAVADLLGSVIFVYSFLDFHVFHRKDSPNVFLFKLGGVTASFTASVGSLFLTAIDRYISIHRPLAYRRIVTRTKAVIAFCVMWTISIVFAVLPLLGWNCKQLNSVCSDIFPLIDEKYLMFWIGVTSVLVFFIIYAYMYILWKAHHHAVRMLSRTSQKSLVVYSADGTKSQTMRPEQTRMDIRLAKTLVLILVVLVICWGPVLAIMVYDLFWKMDDDIKTVFAFASMLCLLNSTVNPIIYALRSKDMRHAFLNSCQACRGSAQQLDNSLESDCQNRHIAANRAAESCVKTTVKIAKVTMSVSTETSAEAV